A stretch of Labrus mixtus chromosome 7, fLabMix1.1, whole genome shotgun sequence DNA encodes these proteins:
- the zgc:109965 gene encoding nicalin-1-like isoform X1: MLHRELCVVAVLLLFCVHGLHASALPAVSSYEFRAYRMQQYSLAQHMHGCRGAIVVAEARSVDEPVLTRRCVIMKVMDFTTEKFMEAQRQNAAAILLLLPKNISSIPHDSIQFFMVSESAVLLKETLMPVYVAPEDEQLLCMYEEVKQAAATRTSSVFIRVLRSMVTATAFQILVSNNTPIKAFNDNAVVTLEGVLAGAGEDPPTIVITAHYDSYGLAPWLSYGADSNGSGVTILLELVRLFQKLYRSPSTRPPYHLMFSLTGGGKYNFLGTKRWIEENLDHAESSLLHDNVAFVLCLDTLANSDELYMHVSRPPKPDTPMHAFIQQLEEVVSSRFPWVKVGLVHKKINLVESAVAWEHERYSLRRIPSFTLSHLEDPKSELRGSILDTMSQVDLRKLKRNGIIIAEALAHYMYNLSDKGSPKDIQLFKGQMDFYDSRISNLMSVLTSVPRATQLLDKEPGHVLLVNSLEQEFKHYLQQVHKHTFRQDKRDPDITFYDQMNQPIVMYRVKPAAFDLFLGGCIAAYLGIIYYAIQNFGFFYTKLKAAVKSKQQ, translated from the exons ATGTTGCACAGAGAGCTATGTGTAGTTGCTGTTCTGCTGCTGTTCTGCGTCCACGGGCTTCACGCCTCGGCTCTTCCTGCCGTGTCCTCCTACGAGTTCAGAGCTTACAGGATGCAGCAGTACAGCCTGGCACAACATATGCATG GTTGCCGTGGAGCCATCGTGGTTGCAGAGGCACGCTCAGTGGACGAGCCGGTGCTAACCCGTCGCTGCGTCATCATGAAGGTGATGGACTTCACCACCGAGAAATTCATGGAGGCTCAGAGACAAAATGCTGCTGCCATTCTGCTCCTGCTGCCCAAAAATATCTCCAGTATCCCCCATGACAGCATACAG TTCTTCATGGTGAGCGAGAGTGCAGTCTTGCTGAAGGAGACCCTCATGCCTGTGTACGTGGCACCTGAGGATGAACAGctgctttgcatgtatgaggaGGTCAAGCAGGCCGCAGCTACCCGGACCTCATCTGTATTTATCAGAG TCCTTCGCAGTATGGTCACAGCCACCGCCTTTCAGATCCTTGTGAGCAACAACACCCCGATAAAGGCCTTCAATGACAACGCTGTAGTCACACTGGAG GGAGTTCTAGCTGGAGCCGGCGAGGATCCACCCACCATTGTCATCACTGCCCACTATGACTCCTACGGGCTGGCACCA TGGCTGTCTTATGGAGCAGACTCGAATGGCAGTGGGGTCACCATCCTGCTGGAATTGGTGCGTCTGTTTCAGAAGCTTTACAGAAGTCCGAGCACCAGACCGCC ATATCATTTAATGTTCTCTTTAACCGGAGGGGGGAAATATAATTTTCTTGGCACAAAGAGATGGATTGAAGAGAATCTGGACCACGCTG agtCCAGCCTGCTCCATGACAATGTGGcgtttgttctgtgtttggacACACTGGCCAACAGTGATGAACTGTACATGCATGTGTCCCGCCCTCCTAAGCCTGACACTCCCATGCATGCTTTCATTCAACAGCTGGAGGAG GTGGTGTCATCTCGATTCCCCTGGGTGAAGGTGGGATTGGTCCACAAGAAGATCAATCTTGTGGAGTCTGCAGTGGCCTGGGAGCACGAGCGCTACAGCCTGCGCAGGATACCAAGCttcactctgtctcacctggaaGACCCCAAATCTGAACTCAGAGGCTCCATACTAGACACCAT GTCACAAGTGGACTTGAGGAAACTTAAGCGTAACGGCATCATCATAGCAGAAGCACTGGCACATTATATGTACAACCTCTCCGACAAG GGGTCACCAAAAGATATTCAGCTTTTCAAGGGCCAGATG GACTTTTACGACAGTCGCATTTCTAATCTGATGTCTGTCTTGACATCGGTCCCTCGGGCAACCCAGTTGCTGGATAAGGAGCCCGGTCATGTTTTGCTGGTTAACTCACTTGAGCAGGAGTTCAAACATTACCTACAGCAAGTTCAtaaacacaccttcagacaAGACAAGAG GGACCCTGATATTACATTTTATGATCAAATGAACCAACCGATAGTGATGTACAG AGTAAAGCCTGCAGCCTTTGATCTCTTCCTTGGCGGCTGTATTGCAGCCTACTTGGGGATAATTTATTATGCCATTCAG AACTTTGGGTTTTTCTACACAAAGCTCAAAGCAGCAGTGAAGTCCAAGCAGCAGTAA
- the zgc:109965 gene encoding nicalin-1-like isoform X2, with amino-acid sequence MKVMDFTTEKFMEAQRQNAAAILLLLPKNISSIPHDSIQFFMVSESAVLLKETLMPVYVAPEDEQLLCMYEEVKQAAATRTSSVFIRVLRSMVTATAFQILVSNNTPIKAFNDNAVVTLEGVLAGAGEDPPTIVITAHYDSYGLAPWLSYGADSNGSGVTILLELVRLFQKLYRSPSTRPPYHLMFSLTGGGKYNFLGTKRWIEENLDHAESSLLHDNVAFVLCLDTLANSDELYMHVSRPPKPDTPMHAFIQQLEEVVSSRFPWVKVGLVHKKINLVESAVAWEHERYSLRRIPSFTLSHLEDPKSELRGSILDTMSQVDLRKLKRNGIIIAEALAHYMYNLSDKGSPKDIQLFKGQMDFYDSRISNLMSVLTSVPRATQLLDKEPGHVLLVNSLEQEFKHYLQQVHKHTFRQDKRDPDITFYDQMNQPIVMYRVKPAAFDLFLGGCIAAYLGIIYYAIQNFGFFYTKLKAAVKSKQQ; translated from the exons ATGAAGGTGATGGACTTCACCACCGAGAAATTCATGGAGGCTCAGAGACAAAATGCTGCTGCCATTCTGCTCCTGCTGCCCAAAAATATCTCCAGTATCCCCCATGACAGCATACAG TTCTTCATGGTGAGCGAGAGTGCAGTCTTGCTGAAGGAGACCCTCATGCCTGTGTACGTGGCACCTGAGGATGAACAGctgctttgcatgtatgaggaGGTCAAGCAGGCCGCAGCTACCCGGACCTCATCTGTATTTATCAGAG TCCTTCGCAGTATGGTCACAGCCACCGCCTTTCAGATCCTTGTGAGCAACAACACCCCGATAAAGGCCTTCAATGACAACGCTGTAGTCACACTGGAG GGAGTTCTAGCTGGAGCCGGCGAGGATCCACCCACCATTGTCATCACTGCCCACTATGACTCCTACGGGCTGGCACCA TGGCTGTCTTATGGAGCAGACTCGAATGGCAGTGGGGTCACCATCCTGCTGGAATTGGTGCGTCTGTTTCAGAAGCTTTACAGAAGTCCGAGCACCAGACCGCC ATATCATTTAATGTTCTCTTTAACCGGAGGGGGGAAATATAATTTTCTTGGCACAAAGAGATGGATTGAAGAGAATCTGGACCACGCTG agtCCAGCCTGCTCCATGACAATGTGGcgtttgttctgtgtttggacACACTGGCCAACAGTGATGAACTGTACATGCATGTGTCCCGCCCTCCTAAGCCTGACACTCCCATGCATGCTTTCATTCAACAGCTGGAGGAG GTGGTGTCATCTCGATTCCCCTGGGTGAAGGTGGGATTGGTCCACAAGAAGATCAATCTTGTGGAGTCTGCAGTGGCCTGGGAGCACGAGCGCTACAGCCTGCGCAGGATACCAAGCttcactctgtctcacctggaaGACCCCAAATCTGAACTCAGAGGCTCCATACTAGACACCAT GTCACAAGTGGACTTGAGGAAACTTAAGCGTAACGGCATCATCATAGCAGAAGCACTGGCACATTATATGTACAACCTCTCCGACAAG GGGTCACCAAAAGATATTCAGCTTTTCAAGGGCCAGATG GACTTTTACGACAGTCGCATTTCTAATCTGATGTCTGTCTTGACATCGGTCCCTCGGGCAACCCAGTTGCTGGATAAGGAGCCCGGTCATGTTTTGCTGGTTAACTCACTTGAGCAGGAGTTCAAACATTACCTACAGCAAGTTCAtaaacacaccttcagacaAGACAAGAG GGACCCTGATATTACATTTTATGATCAAATGAACCAACCGATAGTGATGTACAG AGTAAAGCCTGCAGCCTTTGATCTCTTCCTTGGCGGCTGTATTGCAGCCTACTTGGGGATAATTTATTATGCCATTCAG AACTTTGGGTTTTTCTACACAAAGCTCAAAGCAGCAGTGAAGTCCAAGCAGCAGTAA
- the LOC132977549 gene encoding uncharacterized protein LOC132977549 isoform X1 has protein sequence MAPQLYLTMYKEQFASPGRTKREQLRPTSAHRRNNPQPRPDFLFPQSLQPNYRSQRTPPDPSPPADTGRPLFPPVRHLSFHSPGTTCPNNYPNTVDTDHKPNHMPPVGHPSSVPVLPSADRVQTLQLTEPPVDSGLKFNTALKNPARLHASTQIRTRPKTSNPQAPQHLFLQTQYRRSRSSSILDYSGCYSCFHVVRPYQAGHYIIHPEFVSECLR, from the exons ATGGCTCCTCAGCTTTACCTCACTATGTATAAGGAGCAGTTTGCATCTCCAGGCAGAACCAAGCGAGAACAGCTTCGACCCACTTCTGCCCACCGCAGGAACAACCCCCAACCCCGGCCG GACTTCCTGTTTCCCCAGAGTCTTCAGCCCAACTACAGGTCACAGCGCACACCACCAGACCCCTCGCCCCCTGCAGACACCGGCCGTCCTCTCTTCCCCCCTGTCAGACATTTATCATTCCACAGTCCAGGTACAACTTGTCCTAACAACTATCCTAACACAGTGGACACAGACCACAAACCAAACCACATGCCCCCTGTTGGACACCCATCCTCAGTGCCTGTTCTGCCCTCTGCTGACAGAGTACAGACACTACAGCTGACTGAGCCTCCTGTTGACTCTGGATTGAAGTTCAACACAGCTTTGAAGAACCCAGCAAG GCTACATGCAAGTACTCAGATTCGAACCAGACCCAAAACCAGCAACCCCCAGGCACCTCAGCACCTCTTTCTGCAGACACAGTACCGGAGGTCTAGATCCAGTAGCATCCTGGATTATAG TGGATGCTACAGCTGCTTCCATGTGGTGAGGCCCTACCAGGCGGGACACTACATCATACACCCAGAGTTTGTGTCTGAGTGCCTGCGTTAG
- the LOC132977549 gene encoding uncharacterized protein LOC132977549 isoform X2, translated as MAPQLYLTMYKEQFASPGRTKREQLRPTSAHRRNNPQPRPDFLFPQSLQPNYRSQRTPPDPSPPADTGRPLFPPVRHLSFHSPGTTCPNNYPNTVDTDHKPNHMPPVGHPSSVPVLPSADRVQTLQLTEPPVDSGLKFNTALKNPASGCYSCFHVVRPYQAGHYIIHPEFVSECLR; from the exons ATGGCTCCTCAGCTTTACCTCACTATGTATAAGGAGCAGTTTGCATCTCCAGGCAGAACCAAGCGAGAACAGCTTCGACCCACTTCTGCCCACCGCAGGAACAACCCCCAACCCCGGCCG GACTTCCTGTTTCCCCAGAGTCTTCAGCCCAACTACAGGTCACAGCGCACACCACCAGACCCCTCGCCCCCTGCAGACACCGGCCGTCCTCTCTTCCCCCCTGTCAGACATTTATCATTCCACAGTCCAGGTACAACTTGTCCTAACAACTATCCTAACACAGTGGACACAGACCACAAACCAAACCACATGCCCCCTGTTGGACACCCATCCTCAGTGCCTGTTCTGCCCTCTGCTGACAGAGTACAGACACTACAGCTGACTGAGCCTCCTGTTGACTCTGGATTGAAGTTCAACACAGCTTTGAAGAACCCAGCAAG TGGATGCTACAGCTGCTTCCATGTGGTGAGGCCCTACCAGGCGGGACACTACATCATACACCCAGAGTTTGTGTCTGAGTGCCTGCGTTAG
- the myorg gene encoding myogenesis-regulating glycosidase, which translates to MYQVVPGGAGGTITDVIPKQKHRKDTRPLVGAGVIGLVLVIAAVTAWCYYIASLRKAELLKTQLLDLNKDGYIIRNQGGSIVFRMDFRSGTLDLDSCSKEGEMLSCGRTDDRKLNFFIETVRPKDTVQCYRVRWEELVPDIPVEHAMTYKFAHWYGGAVSAIQHWPISISGQEAPKPFVTSDIYSKRNEFGGILESYWLSSNATAIKINNSVPFHLGWNDTEKTMSFQARYNDSPFKPNPGEKPCAELSYRVCVGLDVTSIHKYMVRRYFNKPNKVPAKVMFRHPIWSTWALHKTDIDQEKLLAYAASIRKNNFNCSHLELDDRYTSRYGDFEFDTTKFPNASAMFQRLKSDGFLVSLWIHPFVNYDSENFHTCVERGLFVMEPTGRLPALVRWWNGIGGILDFTNPEARDWFSYQLRTLRTRYGVSSFKFDAGETNYLPWKFSTRTPIRDPSFFTRRYTEMAIPYNDRAELRSGYQSQNISCFFRPIDRDSVWGYELGLKSLIPTVLTISILGYQFILPDMIGGNAYLNRTDGNRVLPDRELYIRWLELSAFMPSMQFSIPPWEYDNEVVEIARKYTALHESIVAPRVLELAGEVLDTGDPIIRPLWWIATGDETAYKIDSQFLIGDDLMVAPVLEPGKQERDIYLPAGRWRSYKGERFDIKEPLHLTDYPVDLDEIAYFVWV; encoded by the exons ATGTACCAAGTTGtaccaggaggagcaggaggcacAATTACAGATGTTATCCCcaagcagaaacacagaaaggacACTCGACCCTTAGTCGGAGCAGGCGTAATCGGCCTGGTGCTTGTGATTGCAGCTGTAACTGCATGGTGTTATTACATAGCCTCTCTCCGCAAAGCTGAGCTGCTTAAGACTCAGCTGCTGGATCTGAATAAAGATGGCTACATTATCCGCAACCAGGGAGGATCCATTGTTTTCAGAATGGATTTCAG GTCAGGTACTTTGGATTTGGATTCATGTTCCAAAGAAGGAGAAATGTTAAGTTGTGGACGCACCGATGATAGAAAACTGAACTTCTTCATTGAGACCGTACGACCTAAGGACACAGTACAGTGCTACCGTGTGCGGTGGGAGGAGCTGGTTCCTGACATTCCTGTTGAGCATGCCATGACATACAAGTTTGCACACTGGTATGGTGGTGCAGTGTCAGCAATTCAGCACTGGCCTATTTCTATCTCTGGCCAAGAAGCTCCCAAGCCCTTTGTTACAAGTGACATCTACTCAAAGCGCAATGAATTTGGTGGGATTTTGGAGAGTTATTGGTTGTCATCCAATGCCACAGCCATCAAAATTAATAATTCTGTGCCATTCCACCTTGGCTGGAACGACACAGAGAAGACTATGTCCTTCCAGGCGAGATACAACGACAGTCCCTTCAAGCCAAACCCAGGAGAGAAACCATGTGCTGAACTTAGCTACAGAGTGTGCGTGGGCTTAGATGTGACATCCATACACAAATACATGGTCCGCAGATACTTCAACAAGCCAAACAAGGTGCCTGCAAAAGTCATGTTTCGCCACCCTATCTGGTCGACTTGGGCACTACATAAGACTGACATTGACCAAGAGAAACTCTTGGCGTATGCTGCCAGCATACGCAAGAATAACTTTAACTGTAGCCACTTGGAACTGGACGATCGCTACACTTCCCGCTATGGAGATTTTGAGTTTGACACAACAAAGTTCCCCAATGCCTCGGCCATGTTCCAAAGGCTAAAATCGGATGGGTTTTTGGTGTCACTCTGGATTCACCCGTTTGTCAACTACGACTCAGAAAACTTCCATACATGTGTCGAGAGGGGTCTGTTTGTCATGGAACCAACAGGCCGACTGCCAGCCTTGGTGCGCTGGTGGAATGGCATTGGTGGCATTTTGGACTTCACAAATCCAGAGGCCCGTGATTGGTTTTCCTACCAGCTACGTACTCTGCGCACCAGGTATGGTGTGTCatcttttaaatttgatgcaGGTGAGACCAATTACTTACCATGGAAATTTAGCACCAGAACACCAATTCGGGACCCAAGTTTCTTCACAAGACGCTACACAGAAATGGCTATTCCCTACAATGATCGAGCCGAGCTGCGCAGTGGCTACCAGTCTCAGAACATATCCTGCTTCTTCAGACCAATCGACAGAGACTCTGTGTGGGGCTATGAGCTGGGTCTCAAATCTCTTATCCCCACAGTGCTCACCATCAGCATCCTTGGCTATCAGTTCATTTTACCTGACATGATTGGAGGGAATGCTTATCTTAACCGCACAGATGGAAATCGCGTGTTACCTGATCGAGAACTCTATATCCGCTGGCTGGAGCTGTCAGCCTTCATGCCCTCCATGCAGTTTTCTATTCCCCCTTGGGAATACGACAATGAGGTGGTTGAAATTGCTCGAAAATACACAGCCCTCCATGAGAGTATTGTGGCACCACGGGTCCTGGAGCTGGCCGGCGAGGTGCTGGACACTGGGGACCCAATCATACGTCCCCTGTGGTGGATTGCCACTGGTGATGAGACAGCCTATAAAATCGACTCCCAGTTCCTGATTGGGGATGACCTCATGGTAGCCCCAGTTTTAGAGCCGGGAAAGCAGGAGCGTGACATCTACCTTCCTGCCGGCCGCTGGAGAAGCTACAAGGGAGAGAGATTTGATATCAAAGAGCCTCTGCACCTCACAGACTATCCTGTGGATCTGGATGAAATAGCTTACTTTGTTTGGGTGTAG